The proteins below come from a single Stutzerimonas stutzeri RCH2 genomic window:
- the tnpC gene encoding Tn3 family transposase post-transcriptional regulator TnpC, whose translation MINIPPASFRLTPYGEVDAVALENLRDSFDTSQLLRLVDRLDVCLVELGGITSIRDELLRLHAMALTIVEGIALTVPAESACIWTEAQSLQMDLEALVSWARSAQLIIAPLINLAPQHEA comes from the coding sequence ATGATCAACATTCCTCCCGCATCCTTCCGCCTTACACCGTACGGCGAAGTGGACGCCGTGGCGTTGGAAAACCTGCGCGACAGCTTCGACACCTCTCAACTGCTCCGGCTGGTTGATCGCTTGGACGTCTGCTTGGTGGAACTGGGTGGAATCACCTCCATTCGCGACGAGCTACTGAGATTGCATGCGATGGCTCTGACGATAGTTGAGGGCATCGCTCTTACGGTGCCTGCCGAGAGTGCTTGTATCTGGACAGAAGCCCAATCTCTACAGATGGATCTTGAGGCACTGGTTTCTTGGGCGCGCTCCGCTCAGCTCATCATTGCGCCGCTGATCAATCTTGCTCCACAGCACGAGGCATGA